From a region of the Toxotes jaculatrix isolate fToxJac2 chromosome 7, fToxJac2.pri, whole genome shotgun sequence genome:
- the mrps36 gene encoding 28S ribosomal protein S36, mitochondrial isoform X1 — protein sequence MGSKVSSKMAAPAARVIQVVRPHAPLIKFPNRQGIPKPNAQEALKTLAVNFPQHNSPNSSSAPPPLSRAHIPLTPVPGTPDTLASIQLLPARYRRRPVTVEEMDYIQRGGPE from the exons ATGGGGAGCAAAGTCAGCTCCAAAATGGCAGCTCCAGCCGCCCGAGTTATTCAG GTTGTACGGCCTCATGCTCCTTTGATCAAGTTCCCCAACAGACAAGGGATCCCAAAGCCAAACG CCCAAGAGGCACTGAAAACATTAGCAGTTAACTTTCCACAACACAACTCTCCCAATTCATCTTCAGCACCGCCTCCGTTATCAAGAGCTCATATACCTTTGACCCCAGTCCCTGGCACGccagacaccctggcctctatTCAGCTACTTCCTGCAAGGTACCGCAGGAGACCGGTGACAGTGGAAGAAATGGACTACATCCAG CGTGGTGGACCAGAGTGA
- the mrps36 gene encoding 28S ribosomal protein S36, mitochondrial isoform X2: protein MGSKVSSKMAAPAARVIQVVRPHAPLIKFPNRQGIPKPNAPPPLSRAHIPLTPVPGTPDTLASIQLLPARYRRRPVTVEEMDYIQRGGPE from the exons ATGGGGAGCAAAGTCAGCTCCAAAATGGCAGCTCCAGCCGCCCGAGTTATTCAG GTTGTACGGCCTCATGCTCCTTTGATCAAGTTCCCCAACAGACAAGGGATCCCAAAGCCAAACG CACCGCCTCCGTTATCAAGAGCTCATATACCTTTGACCCCAGTCCCTGGCACGccagacaccctggcctctatTCAGCTACTTCCTGCAAGGTACCGCAGGAGACCGGTGACAGTGGAAGAAATGGACTACATCCAG CGTGGTGGACCAGAGTGA
- the LOC121184065 gene encoding pyridoxal phosphate phosphatase, producing the protein MAGAFGFKGCQKIRGPQIRNLLEAKDFFLFDCDGVIWHGEKAITGAAKVVNSLIRHGKNVVFVTNNCTRPRENYVHKFYRLGFTDVMLEQIFSSSYCSALYLRDVVKVRGQVFVIGCDGLRRELQEAGIPCVEEADDPDATIYDCALAPDVKAVLVGHDDKLTFLKLAKASCYLRDPDCLFLATDNDPWHPLSGGRILPGSGSLTAALEVASGRKATVIGKPSRFMFECISSQFMGVDPAQCLMVGDRLETDMLFGSNCGLDTMLTLTGVSQIEEAQEYRNSELTTNHSLVPDYVVDTIADFLPAFEELDEQSN; encoded by the exons ATGGCAGGCGCCTTTGGGTTCAAAGGCTGCCAGAAAATTCGAGGTCCGCAGATTAGAAATCTGTTGGAGGCGAAGGACTTCTTTCTCTTCGACTGCGACGGGGTCATATGGCACGGAGAGAAGGCGATAACGGGCGCGGCGAAGGTGGTGAATTCGCTGATCCGGCACGGAAAAAACGTGGTGTTCGTCACCAACAACTGCACCAGGCCCCGGGAGAATTATGTGCACAAGTTCTACCGACTGGGCTTCACCGACGTGATGCTGGAGCAGATCTTCAGCTCGTCGTACTGCTCGGCTCTCTACCTGAGAGACGTCGTCAAGGTCCGCGGCCAGGTGTTTGTCATCGGCTGCGACGGACTGCGCCGAGAGCTGCAGGAGGCGGGCATCCCCTGCGTGGAGGAGGCGGATGATCCGGACGCCACCATCTACGACTGCGCCTTGGCTCCGGACGTCAAGGCAGTGCTGGTGGGACATGATGATAAACTGACTTTTCTCAAACTGGCCAAAGCCTCGTGTTATTTGAGGGACCCGGATTGTCTGTTCCTGGCCACCGACAACGACCCCTGGCACCCTCTGTCTGGTGGAAGGATACTGCCAG GTTCTGGGTCCCTCACTGCAGCCCTGGAGGTGGCCTCCGGCCGTAAGGCCACTGTGATCGGCAAGCCCAGCCGCTTCATGTTCGAGTGCATCTCCAGCCAGTTCATGGGGGTGGACCCTGCCCAGTGCCTGATGGTCGGGGATCGCTTGGAGACAGACATGCTGTTTGGGTCCAACTGCGGCCTTGACACCATGCTCACTCTCACCGGCGTGTCTCAGATTGAGGAAGCCCAGGAGTACAGGAATAGTGAGCTGACCACCAACCACAGCTTGGTGCCCGACTACGTGGTGGACACCATCGCCGATTTCTTACCTGCTTTTGAGGAACTGGACGAACAGAGCAATTGA
- the LOC121184851 gene encoding UDP-glucuronosyltransferase 3A1-like codes for MGIVFWTFSLLALPLLQSAKILTVCLIGGSHYLLLDEISHNLHQHGHEVRMLLQLGNPVITGFSYEGHADSYQTSTWSLGEKYVQEYNSWFLEQQTQFLLGRDSFNNFLNFMGHLSYQCDKLLGDKEIITFLQRQRFDITILDAFNPCSFILARRLGIHYIAFYPGTLSGPLSIALPSPVSSIPVFSSQLSDHMNLWGRTKNLFYSFLAPVGQELVWSTFREVAERHLASGSPPGGLEELHQGAELWAFNTDFSLEFPQPLMPYTVLVGGLLNKPAKPLEQDLELWISSFGEAGFIVVTLGSMVSSISVDPLLVELVAGFSRIPQGVLWRYDPKQWPSHLDRPPNVRLVDWLPLNDLLGHKKARLFVTHGGQNSLLQAVYHAVPVLGMPLFGDQFDNVVRAETKGLGLTIKPTHINREVLSSAIQTLIQDIRFKSSALSLSRIHKSHPVPPSLRLIQWVEHILHSGSGAHLRPTSLTQPWYQKYLLDLVLLLSVGLLGPVVLCWTFCRNKNSWDKHRKIQ; via the exons ATGGGAATTgtattttggacattttctctTCTGGCTCTTCCACTACTGCAGTCTGCCAAGATCCTGACTGTCTGTCTAATTG GAGGAAGCCATTACTTGTTATTAGATGAAATTTCTCATAACTTACACCAGCATGGCCATGAGGTCCGCATGCTGTTGCAGCTGGGCAACCCTGTTATTACAG GTTTCTCCTATGAAGGCCATGCGGACAGCTACCAGACGAGCACCTGGTCCTTAGGAGAGAAATATGTTCAAGAATACAATAGCTGGTTCCtggaacaacaaacacagtttttactgGGAAG ggaTAGctttaataactttttaaaCTTCATGGGGCACCTGTCCTATCAATGTGACAAGCTGTTAGGGGACAAAGAAATCATAACTTTCCTGCAGAGGCAACGCTTCGACATCACCATCCTTGACGCTTTTAACCCCTGTTCCTTCATCCTGGCTCGCAGACTTG GTATCCACTACATAGCTTTCTATCCTGGCACTCTGAGTGGTCCTCTGTCCATTGCTCTCCCCAGCCCAGTCTCCTCTATCCCAGTCTTCAGCTCCCAGCTGTCCGACCACATGAACCTCTGGGGTCGTACTAAGAAcctcttttattctttcctGGCTCCTGTAG GCCAAGAACTTGTATGGTCAACATTTAGGGAAGTAGCTGAGCGCCACCTTGCGTCAGGCTCACCCCCTGGTGGTCTGGAGGAGTTACACCAAGGAGCTGAACTCTGGGCCTTCAACACTGACTTTTCACTGGAGTTTCCCCAGCCTCTTATGCCCTACACTGTCCTGGTGGGAGGTCTACTGAATAAACCTGCAAAGCCTCTGGAACAG GATCTTGAGTTGTGGATTTCCAGTTTTGGAGAAGCAGGTTTCATAGTCGTGACTCTGGGATCAATGGTCTCTTCAATCTCTGTGGACCCTCTGCTTGTGGAGCTGGTTGCTGGCTTCTCCAGGATCCCTCAGGGAGTCCTCTGGAG GTATGACCCCAAGCAATGGCCATCTCACCTGGACAGACCTCCTAATGTCAGGCTTGTGGACTGGCTGCCTCTTAATGACCTGCTGG GCCACAAAAAAGCACGTCTCTTTGTCACCCATGGTGGACAAAACAGCCTGCTTCAGGCAGTGTATCATGCTGTTCCTGTGCTGGGAATGCCTCTGTTTGGAGACCAATTTGATAATGTGGTAAGGGCTGAAACAAAGGGACTTGGCCTCACCATCAAGCCCACACACATCAACAGGGAAGTGCTCAGCTCTGCTATTCAAACACTCATACAAGACATCAG gTTCAAGTCCTCAGCTCTGTCCCTTAGCAGGATCCACAAATCCCATCCTGTCCCTCCATCCCTTCGACTCATCCAGTGGGTGGAGCACATCCTGCACAGTGGAAGTGGTGCTCATTTAAGGCCAACTTCACTCACTCAACCATGGTACCAGAAATACCTGTTGGACCTGGTGCTTCTTCTCTCCGTGGGGCTTCTTGGACCTGTAGTTCTCTGCTGGACTTTCTGTAGGAACAAGAATAGCTGggataaacacagaaaaatacaataG